One genomic region from Actinomycetota bacterium encodes:
- a CDS encoding pyridoxal phosphate-dependent aminotransferase, whose amino-acid sequence MELAERLGRLGSENAFTVLGKVMKLREQGKNIVSFCIGEPDFNTPENIKNAAINAINNNMTHYSPSGGFPDFKRIIADYISKTRGINVSEENVCVTSGGKPIIYYTIHALVNPGDEAIYPNPGYPIYESIINFVGGKPVPLPLLESREFSFDVGTLENIVTDKTKLIIINTPQNPTGGLLSKEDLKAIAKIAVERNIFVLSDEIYSRILYEGEFNSISSLPGMQERTIIVDGFSKTYAMTGWRLGFGIADKELMQHITNLENNCESCTVTFNQYAGMEALTGPQNEVDKMVQEFRERRDLIVDLLNDIKGFRCLKPKGAFYAFPNVTQACKNLGFKDAEQLQDYLLYKGDVAVLARTSFGLKNKDEKEEYIRLSYATSKENIIEGLSRIKKAVENKKNI is encoded by the coding sequence ATGGAATTGGCAGAAAGACTTGGCAGACTTGGAAGTGAAAATGCTTTTACCGTTCTCGGAAAAGTTATGAAATTAAGGGAACAGGGAAAAAATATTGTAAGTTTCTGTATTGGTGAACCTGATTTCAATACACCTGAAAATATAAAAAATGCCGCCATTAATGCTATAAACAATAATATGACTCATTACAGCCCTTCGGGCGGTTTTCCGGATTTTAAGAGGATTATTGCTGATTATATTTCAAAAACAAGAGGAATAAATGTAAGCGAAGAAAATGTATGTGTCACATCGGGAGGAAAACCAATCATTTATTACACTATACATGCTTTGGTTAATCCGGGCGATGAAGCAATTTATCCTAATCCCGGATATCCGATATATGAATCAATTATAAATTTCGTTGGCGGAAAGCCTGTACCCCTTCCTCTTCTTGAATCAAGGGAATTCAGTTTTGATGTCGGAACGCTTGAAAATATTGTTACGGACAAAACAAAATTGATCATTATAAATACTCCCCAGAATCCTACGGGCGGACTGCTTTCCAAAGAAGATCTCAAAGCAATTGCAAAAATTGCAGTTGAACGCAATATATTTGTTCTTTCTGACGAGATTTACTCAAGAATTTTATATGAGGGAGAGTTTAACAGCATATCTTCCCTGCCGGGAATGCAGGAAAGAACAATAATTGTTGACGGTTTTTCGAAAACCTATGCCATGACCGGCTGGAGACTCGGGTTCGGCATTGCAGACAAAGAATTAATGCAACATATTACTAACCTTGAAAATAATTGCGAATCCTGCACTGTTACATTCAATCAGTATGCCGGCATGGAAGCACTGACAGGTCCCCAGAATGAAGTAGACAAAATGGTGCAGGAATTCAGGGAAAGAAGAGACTTAATTGTAGACCTTTTAAACGACATAAAAGGATTCAGATGCCTTAAACCAAAAGGAGCTTTCTATGCTTTCCCAAATGTAACACAAGCTTGTAAAAACCTTGGTTTCAAAGATGCGGAACAGCTTCAGGACTATCTTCTTTATAAAGGTGATGTTGCAGTTCTTGCAAGAACATCATTTGGCTTGAAAAATAAAGATGAGAAAGAAGAATATATAAGACTTTCGTATGCAACATCCAAAGAAAATATCATAGAAGGCCTGTCGAGAATAAAAAAAGCTGTCGAGAATAAAAAAAATATTTAA
- a CDS encoding PAS domain-containing protein, protein MKKFTRPGSLYLVLTVSIAIALILAVYFGANFILVSVVALILIIVSAITFGIRASIPGLIVSSACLLHYFYQFSECANFSGKIIILLNYFIIAISLGIARDFFQKQKKNILDYKNRIESDAEVVYTHRKLLESILDNIPAVVYVRDADLKFIMVNKAFEKLVQKSSDFLIGKTDFDIFPEKIAKNMARDDIEVMNNDMPKLGIEENIFLPDGKSMWVVANKMPFHDKNGKVKGIIGISYDISKMKKMSLQLETILNGFPYKAWLKDKNGRYLAVNEILARSVNKSRKEITGKTVMDIYPEEYAKEHMANDQQTVDTRKTKYFHEMLLTNGVPTLHEIYRAPVINGEEVVGTIGYAKDISKMQEELKELTRLNNLFSAVIDNIPIMLFVKDADTLRFKLINKVAEELIGLDKNSIIGKTDYDLFPKKQADFFIKKDREALDTNRQLVIEEENLTSGKKSVIISTKKVPLLDENGKPVCVIGISEDITRQKEMEKTIKELAYYDEITKLPNRHLFKDRFYIASECSKRDKKKMMISMLDFDKFKLVNDRYGHAMGDRFLKSFADRVKKIMRKTDTFARYGGDEFIFIISSFNNTDDMKIFADKILKSFDSPFTVEDIELYIKGSMGISVFPDDAVEQGTLLKYADSAMYEAKEKGGNTYVFYKDSNKNKTGRLFD, encoded by the coding sequence ATGAAAAAATTTACAAGGCCAGGATCTCTTTATCTTGTCCTGACAGTTTCGATTGCAATCGCTCTTATTCTTGCTGTTTATTTTGGTGCCAATTTTATTTTAGTCAGCGTAGTTGCCCTTATATTAATCATAGTTTCAGCTATAACTTTCGGAATAAGAGCTTCGATTCCCGGGTTAATCGTTAGCTCTGCCTGCTTGCTGCATTATTTTTATCAATTTTCGGAATGCGCCAATTTTTCAGGAAAGATAATAATCCTTTTGAATTATTTTATTATTGCAATTTCATTGGGAATTGCCAGGGATTTTTTTCAGAAACAGAAAAAGAATATTCTTGATTATAAAAATAGAATTGAAAGTGATGCTGAAGTAGTTTATACACATAGAAAACTGCTTGAAAGCATCCTTGATAACATTCCTGCTGTTGTTTATGTAAGAGATGCTGATCTTAAATTCATAATGGTAAATAAAGCTTTCGAGAAATTGGTCCAAAAAAGTTCAGATTTTCTCATAGGTAAGACTGATTTTGATATTTTTCCTGAAAAAATAGCAAAAAATATGGCCAGGGATGACATTGAAGTTATGAATAATGATATGCCTAAGCTTGGAATTGAAGAAAATATTTTTCTACCGGATGGTAAAAGCATGTGGGTTGTTGCAAATAAAATGCCGTTTCATGATAAAAACGGGAAAGTCAAAGGGATAATAGGTATTTCCTACGACATCAGCAAAATGAAAAAAATGAGCTTGCAGCTTGAAACAATACTGAATGGTTTTCCATATAAAGCCTGGCTGAAAGATAAAAATGGAAGATATCTTGCTGTAAACGAAATTCTTGCGAGATCTGTAAATAAAAGCAGGAAAGAAATAACAGGAAAGACAGTCATGGATATTTATCCGGAAGAATATGCAAAAGAACATATGGCTAATGATCAGCAGACAGTAGATACAAGAAAAACAAAATATTTTCATGAAATGTTGCTTACTAATGGAGTGCCTACGCTACATGAAATCTATAGGGCTCCCGTTATCAATGGAGAAGAAGTAGTCGGTACAATCGGTTATGCAAAAGATATAAGCAAGATGCAGGAGGAATTAAAAGAATTAACAAGATTAAATAATCTTTTCAGCGCTGTAATTGATAATATCCCAATAATGCTTTTTGTCAAAGATGCCGATACCTTAAGATTCAAACTTATTAACAAAGTTGCTGAAGAGCTCATCGGACTGGACAAGAACAGTATCATTGGCAAAACTGATTATGACCTGTTTCCCAAGAAGCAGGCAGACTTTTTTATAAAAAAGGACAGAGAGGCATTAGATACCAACAGACAGCTGGTGATTGAGGAAGAAAATCTTACCTCAGGTAAAAAATCTGTGATAATCAGCACCAAGAAAGTCCCGCTGCTTGATGAAAACGGAAAACCTGTTTGCGTAATCGGAATTTCTGAAGATATTACAAGGCAAAAGGAAATGGAAAAGACTATCAAGGAACTTGCTTATTATGATGAAATTACCAAGCTTCCAAACAGACATTTATTTAAAGACAGATTTTATATCGCTTCAGAATGCTCGAAAAGAGATAAAAAGAAAATGATGATTTCAATGCTTGATTTCGACAAGTTCAAGCTTGTAAATGACAGATACGGACATGCCATGGGTGACAGATTTCTGAAAAGTTTTGCAGACAGAGTAAAAAAAATAATGAGAAAAACTGATACGTTTGCAAGGTATGGAGGAGATGAATTTATATTTATTATAAGCAGTTTTAACAATACCGATGATATGAAAATATTTGCCGACAAAATTTTAAAATCCTTTGATAGTCCTTTTACTGTTGAGGATATAGAATTATACATAAAAGGCAGTATGGGTATTTCCGTATTTCCCGATGATGCGGTTGAACAGGGTACTCTTTTAAAATATGCTGATTCCGCCATGTATGAAGCCAAGGAAAAGGGCGGTAATACATATGTATTTTATAAAGACAGTAATAAAAACAAGACAGGCAGATTATTTGATTAA
- the argJ gene encoding bifunctional glutamate N-acetyltransferase/amino-acid acetyltransferase ArgJ, which yields MHKEKEYEKYFSKIENGTITDVPEFFVQAVHSGVRKSRKDDLSLIYTPLDTVTSAVFTTNKFAAAPVIINKRQLSGSRNIKAIVINTGIANACTGEQGIINAEKIVEETAGYLKLGKKNVAIASTGLIGKQLPLEKILGGIRELSKTISSGDGHRAARSILTIDKNPKELAVKINTEKFFNMEKDIIVGAIGKGSIMVAPNMGTILCFIATNVKIHQNLLDGLLHEGVDQSFNSISIDGCQSTNDMVFIQNNGESGIEITKDNRELYDVFRHTLFFVLEEMAKKVILDGEGASKFVEIEVRSSRDKAEAKKIGMKIANSILVKASIFGETINWGRIASAIGSTDVEFNINDVEIFINDFLIFKNGMEVSENMEPALPTMKNKHINIKVIMHTGRQSSFVWTTDLTHDFVKASSHYRS from the coding sequence ATGCATAAAGAAAAAGAATATGAGAAATATTTTTCAAAGATTGAAAACGGGACGATAACAGATGTTCCGGAATTTTTTGTGCAGGCTGTACACAGCGGAGTAAGAAAGTCCAGAAAAGATGACCTGAGCCTGATATATACTCCTTTGGATACTGTTACATCAGCTGTATTCACAACAAATAAATTTGCAGCTGCTCCTGTTATTATAAACAAGAGGCAACTTTCCGGATCGCGCAATATAAAAGCAATTGTCATAAATACGGGGATAGCAAATGCGTGCACAGGCGAGCAGGGAATTATTAATGCTGAGAAAATAGTCGAAGAAACTGCCGGTTATCTGAAGCTGGGAAAGAAAAACGTAGCTATTGCTTCAACAGGACTAATAGGAAAGCAGCTTCCGCTTGAAAAGATACTTGGCGGTATCAGAGAACTGTCAAAAACAATCAGCTCCGGCGATGGACACAGAGCTGCCAGATCAATTCTTACTATTGATAAAAACCCGAAAGAATTAGCTGTAAAAATAAATACTGAAAAATTCTTTAATATGGAAAAAGACATAATAGTCGGAGCTATCGGCAAAGGCTCCATAATGGTTGCCCCGAATATGGGCACGATTTTATGTTTTATTGCCACAAACGTAAAAATTCATCAGAATCTCCTTGATGGTCTGCTGCACGAAGGTGTAGACCAAAGCTTTAATTCCATTTCAATTGATGGCTGTCAGAGCACAAACGACATGGTATTCATTCAGAATAATGGTGAGAGCGGCATAGAAATAACAAAGGATAACAGAGAGCTATATGATGTTTTCAGGCACACGCTTTTCTTTGTTCTTGAAGAAATGGCAAAAAAAGTAATTCTTGATGGTGAAGGAGCTTCCAAATTTGTAGAGATAGAGGTCAGGAGCAGTCGGGATAAAGCTGAGGCAAAAAAAATAGGAATGAAAATCGCAAATTCCATACTGGTAAAAGCATCAATCTTTGGGGAGACAATCAACTGGGGAAGAATTGCTTCTGCCATCGGCTCAACAGATGTTGAATTTAATATAAATGATGTCGAGATATTCATTAATGATTTTCTAATTTTTAAAAACGGTATGGAAGTTTCCGAAAATATGGAACCGGCATTGCCTACAATGAAAAACAAGCATATAAACATAAAAGTAATTATGCATACCGGAAGACAAAGCAGTTTCGTATGGACAACTGACCTGACTCATGATTTTGTAAAAGCAAGCTCACATTACAGATCATAA
- a CDS encoding aldose 1-epimerase family protein — protein MQIFGKETNRKEICEKTGDISQLSEVKYYEYIDGVSRGVRGIDIRNPEGVNLTILPDRGMDISSFSYKGIPFNWKSAVRETSSVYYESRGAEWLRTFYGGFLTTCGLTTTGPANTDNGEELGLHGRISNISAEKVIVDGEWKDDTYIVKARGKIREAKVFGDKLQLERKIYTWINKPKLVIEDTVENIGHAKSPLMILYHINIGYPVLDADSEVIEDKASIIPNDDTAKKEIGIFNKFSNPIKGFVERCYFHDIQADGEGYSNIALINSRFRGGQGIGLWIRFNKDNLPYLTQWKQMGMGEYVCGLEPCNNMGQGRKIEREKGRLRFIEPQEKIDYRLEFNILESNEAILDFRKKFSK, from the coding sequence ATGCAAATCTTCGGCAAAGAGACAAACAGAAAAGAAATATGTGAAAAAACGGGAGATATTTCTCAGCTAAGTGAAGTTAAATATTATGAATATATTGATGGTGTAAGTCGGGGAGTAAGAGGGATTGACATTAGAAATCCCGAGGGGGTTAATTTAACCATACTGCCCGATAGAGGGATGGACATATCGAGCTTTTCGTATAAAGGTATTCCCTTTAACTGGAAGTCTGCAGTCAGGGAGACTTCTTCTGTTTATTATGAGAGCAGAGGAGCAGAGTGGTTAAGAACTTTTTATGGGGGATTTCTGACTACTTGTGGTCTTACTACAACGGGTCCCGCAAACACTGACAATGGAGAAGAGCTAGGTCTGCATGGAAGAATTTCGAATATAAGCGCAGAGAAAGTAATTGTTGATGGAGAATGGAAAGACGATACTTATATTGTAAAAGCCCGAGGCAAAATAAGAGAAGCAAAAGTCTTTGGGGATAAATTGCAGCTGGAAAGAAAAATATATACATGGATAAACAAACCAAAACTTGTGATAGAAGATACAGTGGAAAATATTGGACACGCCAAATCGCCTTTAATGATTTTATATCACATCAATATAGGTTATCCGGTATTGGATGCAGATTCAGAGGTAATAGAAGATAAAGCTTCTATTATTCCTAATGATGATACGGCAAAAAAAGAAATAGGTATTTTTAATAAATTTTCCAATCCGATAAAAGGGTTTGTTGAACGATGCTATTTTCATGATATTCAGGCTGATGGTGAAGGGTATTCGAATATTGCACTTATCAATAGCCGGTTTAGGGGCGGACAGGGGATTGGATTATGGATAAGGTTTAATAAAGATAATCTGCCATATCTTACTCAATGGAAACAAATGGGGATGGGAGAATATGTCTGTGGGCTTGAGCCTTGTAATAATATGGGGCAGGGCAGAAAGATTGAAAGAGAAAAAGGAAGATTAAGATTTATTGAGCCACAGGAAAAAATTGATTACAGACTTGAATTCAATATTCTGGAATCCAATGAAGCTATATTGGATTTCAGGAAAAAGTTCAGTAAATAA
- a CDS encoding DeoR/GlpR transcriptional regulator: MSSGSGLKIDKRRKKILEILRRDGQVRVSELSKLLDTTVVTIRSDLDVLERDGFLERTQGGAIQTVKNFYNLDFQRRKQEHMELKKAIASATADLIKDGETLLINSGTTTYYTAVELKRHKNLNIVTNSISVAIELEAHPTFRVILLGGDINAQYSFTFGKDAQEQLGKYKADKAILSVDGICKDIGLTTYHAEEAVINNTMIERSRETIIVADSSKFNHESFAFVTSLDKASYWVTDTLLDKESKKEIEELDIKVVIS; the protein is encoded by the coding sequence ATGTCATCCGGAAGCGGATTAAAAATTGATAAAAGAAGAAAAAAGATACTGGAAATATTAAGAAGAGACGGACAGGTAAGGGTATCTGAATTAAGCAAGCTTCTTGATACTACAGTTGTAACAATCCGTAGTGATCTTGATGTTCTTGAGCGGGACGGATTTCTTGAAAGGACTCAGGGAGGAGCCATACAGACAGTCAAGAATTTCTATAATCTTGATTTCCAACGTCGCAAGCAGGAACATATGGAATTAAAAAAAGCTATTGCATCAGCAACTGCAGATCTTATCAAAGATGGCGAAACCCTCCTTATTAATTCCGGTACCACCACATACTACACAGCCGTAGAACTGAAACGTCATAAAAACTTAAATATTGTGACCAACTCGATATCTGTGGCGATTGAGCTGGAAGCCCATCCGACTTTTAGAGTGATACTTCTGGGCGGAGACATCAATGCACAGTATTCTTTTACATTCGGCAAAGATGCCCAGGAACAGCTTGGAAAATATAAAGCGGATAAAGCTATTTTATCAGTTGACGGAATATGCAAAGATATCGGACTTACTACTTATCATGCTGAAGAAGCTGTTATAAACAATACTATGATTGAGCGTTCCAGAGAAACCATAATAGTTGCAGACAGCAGTAAATTCAACCATGAAAGTTTTGCATTTGTAACTTCGCTCGACAAAGCCAGCTACTGGGTTACCGATACTTTACTAGACAAAGAGTCAAAAAAAGAAATTGAAGAACTTGATATCAAAGTTGTTATATCATAA
- a CDS encoding SIS domain-containing protein, translated as MKPESWKRAVESFKIESEAIKITSENIDKSAFGKAVDILAKSTRIATSGCGHSGIACQHFAHSLCCIERPARFISPSEAVHGAMGFVQKEDVMVFASRGGKTAELIPIIKICKEKGVKTISVTENLKSVIATESDIVIPMKIKRESDKYDSQGTSSFVALSAVFDALQVALIEETGYCNEQFALIHPGGAVGERLNK; from the coding sequence ATGAAACCTGAATCATGGAAAAGGGCGGTAGAATCTTTTAAGATTGAATCAGAAGCTATCAAAATAACATCAGAAAATATTGATAAATCTGCGTTTGGAAAAGCTGTCGACATACTGGCAAAATCCACACGCATAGCTACGAGCGGATGCGGACATTCCGGAATAGCCTGCCAGCATTTTGCTCACTCATTGTGCTGCATAGAGCGTCCTGCAAGGTTTATCTCACCATCTGAAGCAGTACACGGCGCGATGGGTTTTGTGCAGAAAGAAGATGTTATGGTTTTTGCTTCCCGTGGCGGCAAAACTGCAGAACTGATTCCGATTATAAAAATCTGTAAAGAAAAAGGTGTTAAAACTATATCAGTTACCGAAAATCTCAAATCAGTTATTGCAACAGAATCAGACATAGTCATACCAATGAAGATAAAACGTGAGAGCGATAAATATGACAGTCAGGGCACTTCAAGTTTTGTAGCGCTCTCGGCAGTATTTGATGCGCTTCAGGTAGCGCTTATTGAAGAAACAGGGTACTGCAATGAGCAGTTTGCACTGATTCATCCCGGCGGGGCGGTAGGAGAAAGGCTGAATAAGTAA
- the rpe gene encoding ribulose-phosphate 3-epimerase: MIVSPSLLAADSGKYAEEIKEVEKAGLKYLHIDVMDGHFVPNLSFGPNILEGIRSKSKMIFDTHLMIEKPSYFAESFIKAGADIITMHIETGDDDIDNVYNICKSNKKGFGLAISPDTPLENLNRYLKIIDILLVMGIQPGFGGQKFIPKVLERIKKMAAIKKTSNFHYLISVDGGVSEENAVDIALAGADILVAGSAIFGKADRGEAVKSLLYGKLIK; the protein is encoded by the coding sequence ATGATTGTTTCACCTTCACTTCTTGCAGCTGATTCAGGAAAGTATGCTGAAGAGATAAAAGAAGTAGAAAAAGCCGGTCTTAAATATCTGCATATTGATGTAATGGACGGCCATTTTGTACCCAATTTATCTTTTGGCCCGAATATTCTTGAAGGCATCCGTAGTAAAAGCAAGATGATTTTTGATACCCATCTTATGATTGAAAAACCATCTTATTTTGCCGAATCATTTATAAAGGCAGGAGCAGATATTATAACCATGCATATTGAAACCGGTGATGATGATATAGATAATGTATATAATATTTGTAAAAGCAATAAAAAAGGTTTTGGGCTTGCAATTTCGCCTGACACACCACTTGAAAATTTAAACAGATATCTCAAAATAATTGATATATTGCTTGTCATGGGAATTCAGCCGGGATTTGGAGGCCAGAAATTTATTCCTAAGGTTTTGGAAAGAATTAAAAAAATGGCAGCAATAAAGAAAACTTCAAACTTTCATTATCTTATAAGTGTGGACGGCGGGGTAAGCGAAGAAAATGCTGTGGACATAGCCCTTGCAGGTGCTGATATTCTTGTAGCGGGAAGTGCAATTTTTGGAAAAGCAGATCGCGGTGAAGCTGTAAAGTCTTTATTATACGGAAAGTTAATTAAATAA
- a CDS encoding triose-phosphate isomerase → MYKGLKPRPPFFEIGPKAYLYGDQIIELAIAADRASEKYDVDIIFTTPYTEIHRVAEATKNLFVFAPHMDPIPIGRGLADILPESVKAAGAVGVMLNHCEKPLTLSALSRTIKRAEELDLITIVCANTITEAKAIACFSPDIIVAEPDELIATGKTSDMSYVKASTEAIKSVDPEILVLQSAGIKNGDDVYNMIFSGAEATGTSSGVATASDRVAMVYEMIGAVRRAWDDRNKK, encoded by the coding sequence ATGTATAAAGGATTAAAGCCCAGACCGCCTTTTTTTGAAATAGGGCCAAAAGCTTATTTGTACGGAGATCAGATAATAGAACTGGCAATAGCAGCTGACCGGGCATCGGAAAAATATGATGTCGATATAATATTCACCACACCTTATACAGAAATACACAGGGTTGCTGAAGCAACAAAAAATCTTTTTGTATTTGCTCCCCACATGGATCCCATTCCGATTGGACGGGGGCTTGCCGATATTCTGCCTGAATCAGTAAAGGCTGCCGGTGCTGTAGGGGTGATGCTTAATCACTGTGAAAAGCCACTGACTCTCTCTGCTCTGAGCAGAACAATAAAAAGAGCTGAGGAACTGGATTTGATTACAATTGTATGTGCTAACACTATTACGGAAGCTAAAGCAATAGCCTGCTTTTCACCAGACATAATAGTCGCTGAGCCTGATGAACTGATTGCAACAGGAAAAACAAGTGATATGAGCTATGTAAAAGCTTCTACCGAAGCCATAAAATCAGTAGACCCGGAAATCCTTGTGCTGCAAAGTGCCGGAATAAAAAATGGTGACGATGTCTATAATATGATTTTTTCCGGAGCAGAAGCCACCGGTACTTCAAGCGGTGTTGCAACCGCATCTGACCGTGTGGCAATGGTTTATGAAATGATTGGTGCAGTCAGAAGAGCGTGGGATGACAGGAATAAAAAATAA
- a CDS encoding YjbQ family protein, whose amino-acid sequence MKMIHEKFEVQSEGLHPTFHNVTDQVKEIVKKANIKTGICTIYSHHTTCSVIIQECSHDKTYFGLEYLQQDLCNLMEKLIPTCRVENQYMHPGPKHIEFGDSVGEPGGWTSLNTDGHLRSSIFGRSETIVIENGKLDLGEFGYTYFVDWDQVRARKRTVQVVVIGE is encoded by the coding sequence ATGAAAATGATTCATGAAAAATTTGAAGTACAGTCTGAAGGATTACATCCGACTTTTCACAATGTAACCGATCAGGTTAAAGAAATTGTTAAAAAAGCAAATATTAAAACAGGGATATGTACCATATATTCTCATCATACCACCTGTTCGGTAATTATTCAGGAATGCTCTCACGATAAAACATATTTCGGACTTGAATATCTGCAGCAGGATCTTTGCAACCTTATGGAAAAATTAATACCTACCTGTCGTGTTGAAAATCAGTACATGCATCCCGGACCGAAACATATCGAGTTTGGTGACAGTGTTGGTGAACCAGGCGGCTGGACAAGCTTAAACACTGACGGACATCTTCGTTCAAGTATTTTCGGACGTTCTGAAACTATTGTCATTGAAAATGGCAAACTGGATCTGGGTGAATTTGGCTATACATATTTTGTAGACTGGGATCAGGTAAGGGCAAGAAAACGTACGGTGCAAGTAGTGGTTATTGGTGAATAA